A genomic stretch from Flavobacterium nitratireducens includes:
- the rplC gene encoding 50S ribosomal protein L3 — protein sequence MSGLIGRKIGMTSLFDENGKNIPCTVIEAGPCVVTQVRTNEVDGYEALQLGFDDKNEKHSTKAALGHFKKAGTVAKKKVVEFKDFATEQKLGDLIDVSIFEEGEFVDVQGVSKGKGFQGVVKRHGFGGVGQATHGQHNRLRAPGSVGASSYPSRVFKGMRMAGRTGGENVKVQNLRVLKVVADKNLLVIKGCVPGHNNSYVIIQK from the coding sequence ATGTCTGGGTTAATTGGTAGAAAAATCGGCATGACTAGTCTTTTTGATGAGAACGGGAAGAATATTCCTTGTACTGTTATTGAGGCAGGTCCATGTGTTGTTACCCAAGTCAGAACCAACGAGGTTGACGGGTATGAAGCGTTGCAACTTGGTTTCGATGACAAAAACGAGAAACATTCCACAAAAGCGGCTTTAGGTCACTTTAAAAAAGCTGGAACTGTTGCTAAGAAAAAAGTCGTTGAATTCAAAGATTTTGCAACTGAACAAAAATTAGGGGATCTTATTGATGTTTCTATTTTTGAAGAAGGAGAATTTGTGGATGTACAAGGTGTATCTAAAGGTAAAGGTTTTCAAGGTGTTGTTAAACGTCACGGATTTGGTGGGGTTGGACAAGCTACACATGGTCAACATAACCGTTTGAGAGCGCCAGGTTCTGTAGGAGCTTCTTCTTATCCATCTAGAGTATTCAAAGGAATGCGTATGGCTGGAAGAACAGGAGGAGAAAATGTAAAAGTTCAAAACCTTAGAGTTTTAAAAGTAGTGGCTGATAAGAACCTACTTGTTATTAAAGGATGTGTTCCTGGACATAATAACTCTTATGTAATCATTCAGAAGTAA
- the rpsJ gene encoding 30S ribosomal protein S10 — protein sequence MSQKIRIKLKSYDHMLVDKSAEKIVKTVKTTGAVVTGPIPLPTHKKLFTVLRSPHVNKKAREQFEVMSYKRLIDIYSSSSKTIDALMKLELPSGVEVEIKV from the coding sequence ATGAGTCAAAAAATCAGAATAAAATTAAAATCTTACGATCATATGTTGGTAGATAAGTCTGCTGAAAAGATTGTAAAAACGGTTAAGACTACCGGAGCAGTGGTAACAGGGCCAATTCCTTTGCCAACTCACAAAAAATTATTTACAGTATTGCGTTCTCCGCACGTAAATAAAAAAGCTAGAGAGCAATTTGAAGTAATGTCATACAAGAGATTAATTGATATTTATTCATCTTCATCTAAAACTATCGATGCTTTAATGAAATTAGAATTACCTAGTGGAGTTGAAGTAGAAATCAAAGTTTAA
- the fusA gene encoding elongation factor G — protein MARDLKYTRNIGIAAHIDAGKTTTTERILFYTGKSHKIGEVHDGAATMDWMAQEQERGITITSAATTCEWNFPTEQGKILPESKPYHFNIIDTPGHVDFTVEVNRSLRVLDGLVFLFSAVDGVEPQSETNWRLADQYKVPRMGFVNKMDRQGSNFLAVCQQVKDMLKSNAVAITLPIGEENDFKGVVDLVKNQAIVWHDATQGATFDIVDIPADMIDDVKHYRSILIEEIATYDENLLDKYMEDENSITEEEINTALRAAVMDMAIIPMIAGSSFKNKGVQFMLDAVCKYLPSPLDKEGIKGIHPDDAELLEEDQTQILRKPDVKEPFAALAFKIATDPFVGRLAFFRAYSGRLDAGSYVLNTRSGNKERISRIYQMHANKQNPIEYIEAGDIGAAVGFKDIKTGDTLCDEKHPIILESMKFPAPVIGIAIEPKTKADVDKMGMALAKLAEEDPTFTVRTDEASGQTIISGMGELHLDILVDRMKREFKVEVNQGEPQVEYKEAFTKSAQHREVYKKQSGGRGKFGDIVFRVEPADEVDGKPFVGLQFVNEVKGGNVPKEYIPAVEKGFREAMKTGPLAGYQVDSLKVTLLDGSFHPVDSDALSFELAARMGYREVAKAAGAVILEPIMKMEVITPEENMGDIVGDINRRRGQVNDMGDRNGAKTIKADVPLSEMFGYVTTLRTLSSGRATSTMEFSHYSETPANISEAVIKKAKGNA, from the coding sequence ATGGCTAGAGACTTAAAATATACAAGAAATATTGGAATTGCGGCTCACATTGATGCTGGTAAAACAACAACAACTGAGCGTATTCTTTTTTATACAGGTAAATCACATAAAATTGGTGAGGTGCACGATGGTGCTGCAACAATGGACTGGATGGCGCAAGAGCAAGAAAGAGGTATTACAATTACTTCTGCTGCTACAACTTGTGAGTGGAATTTCCCAACTGAACAAGGGAAAATTTTGCCAGAGTCTAAGCCTTATCACTTTAATATTATCGATACTCCTGGGCACGTTGACTTTACTGTAGAGGTAAACCGTTCTTTACGTGTATTAGATGGGTTGGTTTTCTTGTTTTCTGCTGTTGATGGTGTTGAGCCTCAATCAGAAACTAACTGGAGATTAGCTGATCAATATAAAGTGCCTCGTATGGGGTTTGTAAACAAAATGGACCGTCAAGGATCTAACTTTTTGGCTGTATGTCAACAAGTAAAAGATATGTTGAAGTCTAATGCTGTTGCAATTACTTTACCAATCGGAGAAGAAAATGATTTCAAAGGAGTTGTTGATTTAGTGAAAAATCAAGCTATTGTATGGCATGATGCTACTCAAGGGGCTACTTTTGATATTGTTGATATTCCTGCTGATATGATTGATGATGTGAAACATTATCGTTCTATCCTTATCGAAGAAATCGCTACTTATGACGAGAATCTTTTAGATAAGTATATGGAAGATGAGAACTCTATTACTGAAGAAGAAATTAACACTGCTTTAAGAGCTGCTGTTATGGATATGGCTATCATTCCTATGATTGCTGGTTCTTCTTTCAAAAACAAAGGAGTTCAATTCATGCTAGATGCAGTATGTAAATACTTGCCATCTCCATTAGATAAAGAAGGTATCAAAGGAATTCATCCAGATGATGCTGAATTATTAGAAGAAGATCAAACTCAAATTTTGCGTAAGCCAGATGTTAAAGAGCCATTCGCTGCTTTAGCGTTTAAAATTGCTACTGACCCATTCGTAGGTCGTTTAGCTTTCTTCCGTGCTTACTCAGGAAGATTAGATGCTGGTTCTTATGTTTTGAACACTCGTTCAGGAAACAAAGAAAGAATTTCTCGTATCTATCAAATGCATGCTAACAAACAAAATCCAATCGAATACATTGAGGCTGGAGATATTGGAGCGGCTGTAGGTTTTAAAGATATTAAAACTGGAGATACATTGTGTGATGAAAAACACCCAATTATTCTTGAGTCTATGAAATTCCCTGCACCAGTAATTGGTATTGCTATTGAGCCTAAAACTAAGGCTGACGTAGATAAAATGGGTATGGCTTTGGCTAAATTAGCTGAAGAAGATCCAACATTTACAGTTAGAACTGATGAGGCTTCTGGTCAAACAATTATCTCTGGTATGGGTGAGCTTCACTTAGATATCTTAGTGGATCGTATGAAACGTGAATTTAAAGTTGAAGTAAACCAAGGTGAGCCTCAAGTAGAATATAAAGAAGCGTTTACAAAATCTGCTCAACATAGAGAGGTTTATAAGAAACAATCTGGAGGTCGTGGTAAATTCGGTGATATCGTATTTAGAGTAGAGCCTGCTGATGAAGTTGATGGTAAACCATTTGTTGGATTACAGTTTGTTAATGAAGTAAAAGGTGGTAACGTTCCTAAAGAATATATTCCTGCTGTAGAAAAAGGTTTCAGAGAAGCTATGAAAACAGGTCCTTTGGCTGGTTATCAAGTTGATAGTTTGAAAGTAACATTGTTAGACGGATCTTTCCACCCGGTGGATTCGGATGCGCTTTCTTTTGAATTAGCAGCTAGAATGGGTTATAGAGAGGTGGCTAAAGCTGCTGGGGCTGTAATTCTTGAGCCAATTATGAAAATGGAAGTAATTACTCCAGAAGAAAACATGGGAGATATCGTTGGTGATATTAACCGTCGTAGAGGTCAGGTTAATGACATGGGTGATAGAAACGGAGCAAAAACTATTAAAGCAGATGTGCCGTTATCAGAAATGTTTGGTTATGTAACTACATTAAGAACATTGTCTTCTGGTAGAGCAACTTCTACAATGGAATTCTCTCACTATTCAGAAACACCTGCTAATATTTCAGAAGCAGTAATTAAAAAAGCAAAAGGAAACGCTTAA
- the rpsG gene encoding 30S ribosomal protein S7, with protein MRKRQAKKRPLLPDPRFNDQLVTRFVNNLMWDGKKSTAFKVFYDAIDIIETKKQNDEKTSLEIWKDALTNVMPHVEVRSRRVGGATFQIPMQIRPDRKISMAMKWLILYARRRNEKSMAQRLASECLAAAKEEGAAVKKRMDTHKMAEANKAFSHFRF; from the coding sequence ATGAGAAAAAGACAGGCTAAAAAAAGACCTCTTTTACCAGATCCAAGATTTAATGATCAATTGGTAACGCGTTTTGTGAATAACTTAATGTGGGATGGTAAAAAATCTACAGCTTTTAAAGTGTTTTATGATGCAATTGATATCATTGAAACAAAAAAGCAAAATGACGAGAAAACTTCATTAGAAATCTGGAAAGATGCTTTAACAAATGTTATGCCTCACGTAGAAGTGCGTAGTCGTAGAGTTGGTGGAGCTACATTCCAAATTCCAATGCAAATTCGCCCAGACAGAAAAATTTCTATGGCAATGAAATGGTTGATCCTTTATGCTAGAAGAAGAAATGAGAAGTCTATGGCTCAAAGATTGGCTTCTGAGTGTTTAGCTGCGGCTAAAGAAGAAGGAGCAGCTGTTAAGAAAAGAATGGATACTCACAAAATGGCAGAAGCTAATAAAGCTTTCTCTCACTTTAGATTTTAA
- the rpsL gene encoding 30S ribosomal protein S12, protein MPTIQQLVRTGRTQITKKSKSVALDSCPQRRGVCTRVYTTTPKKPNSAMRKVARVRLTNGNEVNAYIPGEGHNLQEHSIVLVRGGRVKDLPGVRYHIVRGALDTSGVAGRTQRRSKYGAKRPKEAKK, encoded by the coding sequence ATGCCAACAATTCAACAATTAGTAAGAACTGGAAGAACCCAGATAACTAAGAAGAGTAAATCGGTTGCTTTAGATTCTTGTCCTCAAAGAAGAGGGGTTTGTACGCGTGTTTACACTACTACACCAAAAAAACCAAACTCAGCTATGCGTAAAGTTGCGCGTGTGCGTTTGACAAATGGTAATGAAGTGAATGCTTACATCCCTGGAGAAGGTCACAATCTGCAAGAGCACTCGATAGTATTAGTTAGGGGTGGAAGGGTAAAAGATTTACCAGGAGTTAGATACCACATCGTTCGTGGTGCACTTGATACATCAGGTGTTGCTGGAAGAACGCAAAGAAGATCTAAGTATGGTGCTAAACGCCCAAAAGAAGCAAAAAAGTAA
- a CDS encoding SusC/RagA family TonB-linked outer membrane protein, translating into MKLKFNGLLMLTLALVTQVLFAQERIVSGTISDKAGLPLPGVSVLVKGTQNSTQTDFDGKFKIKASASQTLVFSFIGMKTQERLASSTTINVTLQDDAVELEGVVVTAFGIKKQKRSVSYATSNVSSDELTEVSNVNVFESMSGKVAGVDITAPAQVGASSKVIIRGYNSLSNSSPLYVVDGTPINNSGNGSSSNTRSFDAGNGVSDLDPNNIESISILKGAAASALYGSRAANGVILVTTKSAKNKSKIAVELFHSTDFSEIARVPHLQNEFGQGWSGFSWSNWAGSGNNASNENGSWGPAFNGEIRPWGAIINNAQQIKPYVALKNNVLDFYEQGSTFTNNVRLSGGGENSNFSLNFSDVNSDGIIPSATDTYKRKALSINAGISNDKLSVRANINYIRKNQNAVNTGQGADAGEGNTMMQELLQIPRDVSIVDLEDYKNNPYNTNSNYFSPYTSNPYWSIYENSTKIDGNRFFGNVNIGYKFTDKLSMSYQAGGDYRNEKIKSYGAVVTFEPGSAQALGNVNGVVGGVTERIYQNVEFDTNLNLNYNTAINEDFNVNGMVGFNSNERTGSSLAAQITNLDIPYFYELSNSSVKPVVGQNDFRRKSFGVFGSFEGSYKNRLFLTVTGRNDWTSTLPQGANSYFYPSVSLSGVVLDTAEHYLKVRTAYAEIGNDTGAYQTQSTLTQGNASLGFGNILLPIGGVNGYEFSGNLGNSSLKPERTKELEIGFESNFFYKRVNLDASIYSKKTEGLLFERPVATSTGFATQTTNLLDVSNKGIELVLNIVPVKLNDLQWDITTTFSKNISEVTDIVGDVEKIQLASNYGVSFNAMVGEPLGVFSTFVPKTTTTGQYIVDGSTGFYKVTDDEQVVGNSQRDFVMGFKNKITYKNIILAFGIDWKQGGEMYSYTKRLSHFTGNGIETTYNDRNPFIIPNSVVEVLDSNNEVTGYEENTTAVGYSSITDFYNTSNNPGIEKTHVIDKTFVRLRDVSLTYNFPSKMISKMGLSTAAFSVYGKNLALWTPAENPYIDPELSTFGDGLLSEQGEFGTNPSQRSFGASLKLTF; encoded by the coding sequence ATGAAATTAAAGTTCAACGGACTATTAATGCTAACCTTAGCATTGGTTACGCAAGTACTATTTGCGCAAGAAAGAATAGTTTCTGGTACAATTTCCGACAAAGCGGGGCTTCCACTACCAGGAGTAAGTGTACTGGTGAAAGGTACACAAAACAGCACTCAAACCGATTTCGACGGAAAATTCAAAATTAAAGCTTCAGCATCACAAACATTAGTTTTTAGCTTTATTGGAATGAAAACTCAAGAAAGATTGGCCAGTTCCACGACAATCAATGTCACACTTCAAGATGATGCCGTTGAACTAGAAGGTGTTGTCGTTACAGCTTTCGGTATTAAAAAACAAAAAAGATCCGTAAGTTACGCCACTTCAAATGTTAGCTCTGATGAATTAACGGAAGTATCTAATGTAAATGTTTTTGAATCAATGTCTGGAAAAGTTGCTGGTGTAGACATTACAGCTCCTGCTCAAGTCGGAGCCTCTTCAAAAGTTATCATTAGAGGTTACAATTCCTTATCTAATAGCAGTCCATTATACGTAGTAGATGGTACACCTATTAACAATAGCGGAAATGGATCTTCTAGTAATACACGAAGCTTCGACGCCGGAAATGGAGTTAGTGATTTAGACCCTAACAATATAGAAAGCATTTCTATACTTAAAGGAGCTGCCGCATCAGCTTTGTACGGTTCAAGAGCTGCTAATGGGGTAATTTTAGTTACAACTAAATCAGCTAAAAATAAATCTAAAATTGCAGTTGAATTATTTCACTCTACCGATTTTTCAGAAATTGCCAGAGTACCACATTTACAAAATGAATTTGGTCAAGGTTGGAGTGGATTTTCTTGGTCTAATTGGGCAGGAAGTGGAAACAATGCCAGTAATGAAAATGGATCATGGGGTCCTGCGTTTAATGGCGAAATTAGACCTTGGGGTGCAATTATTAATAATGCACAACAAATCAAACCTTACGTAGCATTAAAAAACAATGTTTTAGATTTTTACGAACAAGGAAGCACTTTTACAAATAATGTACGATTAAGTGGTGGTGGTGAAAATTCAAATTTTTCATTAAACTTCTCAGACGTTAATTCAGATGGAATCATTCCTAGCGCAACAGATACTTATAAGAGAAAAGCATTAAGTATCAATGCAGGTATCTCAAATGATAAATTAAGTGTAAGAGCCAACATTAATTACATCAGAAAAAATCAAAATGCAGTAAATACTGGACAAGGAGCTGATGCAGGTGAAGGTAATACAATGATGCAAGAATTATTACAAATTCCTAGAGACGTTAGTATTGTTGATTTAGAAGATTACAAAAATAATCCATATAATACAAATAGTAATTATTTTTCACCATACACAAGTAACCCATACTGGTCTATTTATGAAAACTCTACTAAAATAGACGGAAATCGTTTTTTTGGAAATGTAAATATTGGATATAAATTTACCGACAAATTATCTATGTCATATCAAGCAGGTGGTGACTATAGAAATGAAAAAATTAAATCTTATGGAGCAGTAGTAACATTCGAACCAGGATCAGCTCAAGCATTAGGAAATGTAAATGGAGTAGTTGGCGGTGTTACAGAAAGAATTTATCAAAATGTAGAATTTGACACTAATTTGAATTTAAACTATAATACAGCTATCAATGAAGATTTCAATGTAAATGGTATGGTTGGATTCAACTCAAATGAACGTACAGGATCTTCACTAGCTGCTCAAATTACAAATTTAGATATTCCATATTTTTATGAATTATCAAACTCATCTGTAAAACCAGTTGTTGGACAAAATGATTTTAGAAGAAAATCTTTTGGTGTTTTTGGTTCATTTGAAGGTTCCTATAAAAACCGTTTATTCTTAACTGTTACAGGAAGAAACGACTGGACATCTACACTACCTCAAGGAGCTAATTCATATTTTTATCCTTCTGTGAGTTTAAGTGGAGTTGTATTAGATACAGCAGAACACTACTTAAAAGTTAGAACTGCATACGCTGAAATTGGAAATGACACAGGAGCATACCAAACACAATCAACGTTAACACAAGGAAATGCTTCATTAGGATTTGGAAACATTCTATTACCTATTGGTGGTGTAAACGGATATGAATTTTCAGGTAATTTAGGAAATTCATCACTAAAACCAGAAAGAACAAAAGAGTTAGAAATAGGTTTTGAATCAAATTTCTTCTATAAAAGAGTGAATCTTGACGCATCTATTTATAGCAAAAAAACAGAAGGACTTTTGTTTGAAAGACCTGTAGCAACTTCAACAGGATTCGCTACACAAACAACAAACTTACTTGATGTTAGCAATAAAGGTATTGAGCTTGTATTAAATATTGTTCCTGTAAAATTAAATGATTTACAATGGGATATTACTACTACATTCTCAAAAAACATCTCAGAAGTTACAGACATAGTAGGAGATGTTGAAAAAATTCAACTTGCTTCTAACTATGGTGTTTCTTTTAATGCTATGGTAGGAGAACCTTTAGGTGTATTTAGCACATTCGTACCAAAAACTACAACTACAGGACAATACATTGTTGATGGTAGTACAGGATTCTACAAAGTTACAGATGATGAACAAGTAGTAGGAAATTCTCAGAGAGACTTTGTAATGGGATTTAAAAATAAAATTACGTATAAAAACATAATTTTAGCATTCGGTATTGATTGGAAACAAGGTGGAGAAATGTATTCTTACACAAAAAGATTATCTCATTTTACAGGAAATGGTATTGAAACAACTTACAACGATAGAAATCCTTTTATCATTCCTAATTCAGTTGTTGAAGTATTAGATTCTAACAATGAGGTAACAGGATATGAAGAAAACACAACTGCAGTTGGTTATTCTTCGATAACTGATTTCTACAATACTAGCAATAACCCTGGAATTGAAAAAACTCATGTAATTGACAAAACATTTGTGAGATTGAGAGACGTATCTTTAACATACAATTTTCCATCAAAAATGATATCTAAAATGGGGCTTTCTACCGCTGCTTTTAGCGTATATGGTAAAAATCTTGCATTATGGACTCCTGCTGAAAACCCATACATAGACCCTGAATTGTCTACATTTGGAGATGGTTTATTAAGTGAGCAAGGTGAGTTTGGGACAAATCCATCCCAAAGATCTTTTGGAGCAAGCCTTAAATTAACATTCTAA
- a CDS encoding SusD/RagB family nutrient-binding outer membrane lipoprotein yields MKKLLISILVLSSAFIGCSTDLDINSDPDLLDPSKAPLSAQLPAGITGIIGAEGASYAIIGGMWSQYWTQSNAANQYKDIDNYSIGTSDYNGAWNAMFDALGDIRNVKRRALAEENWKYFLIATTLEVQAAQVLTDFYGDIPYKEANNNTILEPKFNTSEEVYEFMIEDLNLALSKNLDSSKGTNPGSDDFIYGGIMTNWVKFANTLKLKIFLRQATSSKSSVASAGISDLLSKNTAFLDTDAGMTQFTDAVNQSNPLYEYNIRKLNVATNLRMSTTLASFFDANSDTRKAKYYGAGNSLNQGDYTSTAGAGTIAIVTIKATTPAYLMTKEESLFLQAEALERYASGTGAKGKYDAAINANFARYSLDGTSFVSGAYAYPTSGTLEQKIEAIITQKWVSSFPGNGFEAFFEKNRTGYPKTSSVAQSSSSYVPGEFVYAKNGTTGGLFPKRIAYPLSERNANPNAPNLVPITTPIWWHK; encoded by the coding sequence ATGAAAAAATTATTAATTAGTATATTAGTTTTATCATCTGCATTTATAGGGTGTAGTACAGATTTAGACATAAACAGTGATCCAGATTTATTGGATCCAAGTAAAGCACCTCTTTCTGCTCAATTACCAGCAGGTATAACTGGTATAATAGGTGCAGAAGGTGCATCATACGCAATAATTGGCGGTATGTGGTCACAATATTGGACACAAAGTAACGCTGCAAATCAATACAAGGATATTGACAATTATTCTATTGGAACTTCAGATTATAATGGAGCTTGGAATGCAATGTTTGATGCATTAGGCGACATTAGAAATGTTAAAAGAAGAGCACTTGCAGAAGAAAATTGGAAATACTTTTTAATAGCAACTACTTTAGAGGTACAAGCTGCACAAGTACTAACTGACTTTTACGGAGATATTCCATACAAAGAAGCGAATAACAATACTATTTTAGAACCTAAGTTCAATACAAGTGAGGAAGTATATGAATTTATGATCGAAGATTTAAATTTAGCTTTATCTAAAAATTTAGATTCTTCAAAAGGTACTAACCCTGGTTCAGATGATTTCATTTATGGTGGTATTATGACAAATTGGGTAAAATTTGCCAATACATTAAAATTGAAAATTTTCTTGAGACAAGCAACAAGTTCAAAATCATCTGTAGCTAGTGCAGGAATAAGTGATTTATTATCAAAAAACACTGCATTCCTAGATACCGATGCAGGTATGACTCAATTTACTGATGCTGTTAACCAAAGTAATCCATTATACGAATACAATATTCGTAAATTAAATGTTGCAACAAACCTTAGAATGAGTACAACTTTAGCTTCATTTTTTGACGCCAATTCTGATACTAGAAAAGCTAAATATTATGGAGCAGGTAACTCTTTAAATCAAGGAGACTATACAAGTACAGCTGGAGCTGGAACAATAGCAATTGTAACAATTAAAGCAACAACACCAGCCTACTTAATGACTAAAGAAGAAAGCTTATTTTTACAAGCTGAAGCTTTAGAGCGTTACGCTTCTGGTACTGGAGCTAAAGGAAAATATGACGCTGCTATTAATGCAAATTTCGCAAGATACAGTTTAGATGGAACTTCATTCGTTTCTGGAGCTTATGCTTATCCAACTTCTGGAACTTTAGAACAAAAAATAGAAGCTATAATTACTCAAAAATGGGTTTCAAGTTTCCCTGGTAATGGTTTTGAAGCATTTTTTGAAAAAAACAGAACTGGTTATCCTAAAACATCTTCAGTTGCTCAAAGTAGTTCTTCATACGTTCCTGGAGAATTTGTTTATGCAAAAAATGGAACAACAGGAGGCTTATTTCCAAAAAGAATAGCATATCCGCTTTCTGAAAGAAATGCAAATCCGAATGCACCAAATTTAGTACCGATAACAACACCAATCTGGTGGCATAAATAA
- a CDS encoding BT_2262 family domain-containing protein, with translation MKKITSLIVIMSAFFASCEADSTANVSSITNYALIELNGNNPMFVQQGTSYSDPGVTATENGTPIEATITGFGNYRGTTTIDTNKSDHYSQTYTATNKDGFEANTSRDVYVYKNGDLVNSIEGIYTSTVVRNGSSAAQYTNMKYVLIWKNTDGTYQISDGIGGYYNLGRGYGFGYIAGPVTITANDIPNNSFTVSPFIVNGFGGDATMTSFTVNPSTKKITFSTSWLTYTFEVTLTQVQP, from the coding sequence ATGAAAAAAATAACATCACTTATAGTAATCATGAGTGCATTTTTTGCATCATGTGAAGCAGATAGTACAGCAAATGTATCATCAATTACTAACTATGCACTAATTGAACTTAATGGAAACAATCCTATGTTTGTTCAACAAGGAACTTCTTATTCTGATCCAGGAGTAACTGCCACCGAAAATGGAACTCCTATTGAAGCAACAATTACTGGATTTGGTAATTACAGAGGAACAACAACAATTGACACAAACAAATCTGACCATTATTCTCAAACATATACAGCAACTAATAAAGATGGCTTTGAAGCTAATACTTCTAGAGATGTATATGTTTATAAAAATGGAGATTTGGTGAACAGCATTGAAGGAATTTATACTTCAACAGTAGTAAGAAATGGTTCCTCAGCAGCTCAGTATACTAATATGAAATATGTTCTAATTTGGAAAAATACTGATGGAACATATCAAATTTCTGATGGGATTGGAGGATATTATAATTTAGGAAGAGGTTATGGATTTGGATATATTGCAGGACCAGTAACTATTACAGCAAATGACATTCCAAATAATAGCTTTACAGTTTCTCCATTTATTGTAAATGGTTTCGGAGGTGATGCAACAATGACCTCTTTTACTGTAAACCCAAGTACAAAAAAAATCACTTTTTCAACGTCATGGTTAACATATACGTTTGAAGTAACTTTAACCCAAGTTCAACCTTAA
- a CDS encoding lipid-binding protein produces MKKIITNYIKILFGVLTLTVLNSCDAGGDPNIGGTSMEDYAGDWYISAKDSDNHDVFEHELHHTYNTAANDNTLWIDDEKNGYWIKCKVTMDVANGTFTATSSDNLLDGSKVTITNGKIEKGAGLSKAGHKVDKITFTAHFDYDADGYDIIYEGHKRTGFKEDEY; encoded by the coding sequence ATGAAAAAAATTATAACTAATTATATTAAAATACTATTTGGAGTTCTAACTCTTACAGTATTAAATTCTTGTGATGCTGGTGGAGATCCCAATATTGGAGGAACTTCTATGGAAGACTATGCAGGTGATTGGTATATCAGTGCAAAAGATTCTGACAATCATGATGTATTTGAACACGAATTGCACCATACGTACAACACCGCTGCAAATGACAATACTTTGTGGATCGATGATGAGAAAAATGGTTATTGGATAAAATGCAAAGTTACTATGGATGTAGCAAACGGTACATTTACTGCAACTTCATCAGACAACCTTTTAGACGGAAGTAAAGTAACCATTACAAATGGTAAAATTGAAAAAGGTGCTGGTCTATCAAAAGCAGGACACAAAGTAGACAAAATTACTTTTACTGCACATTTTGATTATGATGCTGATGGATATGACATTATCTATGAAGGTCATAAAAGAACTGGATTCAAAGAAGACGAGTATTGA
- the rlmB gene encoding 23S rRNA (guanosine(2251)-2'-O)-methyltransferase RlmB has protein sequence MEKEHQIFGIRAIIEAIQAGTTIDKVYIQKETSGELMKDLMKVMKRANVNFSYVPVEKLNKLTPNNHQGAVASISPISFFDLESLIETIIENGKKPLFLVLDQISDARNFGAIIRTAECTGVNGIIIQKSGSAPVNGDTVKTSAGAVFNIPICKVEHIKDAIFLLQANGIKTVAATEKTDNTIYNIDFSEAVAIIMGSEDRGVNPSVLKIVDEKAKLPMFGTIGSLNVSVACGAFLYEVVRQRN, from the coding sequence ATGGAAAAAGAACATCAAATATTCGGGATAAGAGCCATTATTGAAGCAATTCAAGCGGGGACAACAATTGACAAAGTATATATTCAAAAGGAAACATCAGGTGAATTGATGAAAGACTTGATGAAAGTTATGAAACGTGCTAATGTAAATTTCTCTTACGTTCCTGTTGAAAAATTAAACAAACTAACACCGAACAACCATCAAGGTGCAGTAGCTTCCATCTCTCCTATCTCATTCTTTGACTTAGAAAGTTTGATTGAAACAATAATTGAAAATGGTAAAAAACCACTATTTTTAGTGTTAGACCAAATTTCTGATGCACGTAATTTTGGAGCCATTATCCGAACTGCCGAATGTACTGGAGTAAACGGAATTATCATTCAAAAATCCGGTTCAGCTCCTGTAAATGGGGATACTGTTAAAACATCAGCGGGTGCCGTTTTTAATATTCCTATTTGTAAAGTAGAACACATTAAAGATGCTATTTTCCTTTTGCAGGCTAATGGAATCAAAACTGTTGCTGCAACTGAAAAAACCGACAATACCATTTACAATATTGATTTTAGCGAAGCTGTTGCCATTATCATGGGATCGGAAGATAGAGGAGTAAATCCGTCTGTTTTGAAAATCGTAGATGAAAAAGCTAAACTTCCTATGTTTGGAACAATAGGTTCTTTAAATGTATCGGTTGCTTGTGGCGCCTTTTTATATGAAGTCGTAAGACAGAGAAACTAA